GCGCAAGACCATCAAGTCCGGCGGCGTCTATATCAACAACACGCGTGTTGAGGATCAGGATCAGGAATTGACCGGCGATGATTTTCTTACCGGTCACTTTGCGTTGATTCGTCGTGGCAAGAAGGCCGTAGCGGTCGTCGAACTCGGCTGACAGCAAGCGTTGAACAAGCCGATTAGAATTTATTACAGAAAATAATTTAGGATTCCCGTTCAATTCTGAAGGCGGGAAAAGCTAAACCCAAACAAAAGGTATAAGCATATGGCAGAAGAACAGCGCGGCAATCGCGGCGGCAATTCATACGGTCACGGTTCGTCCCGTTCAGATGGCGGCTATCGAGGCCACGGTGGATTCCGAGGCAATAATCACGGCGGCGGCTACCACAAGGGCGGTCACGGCGGTTATCGTGGCCACGATGACGATCGGCGCGGCGGCTACCGCGGCAATGGTGGCGGACACCGCGACTTCCACCGCGATGATCGACGTGACGGCGAACGCAGCGGCGGACACCGCGGATACGGTGATGGAGATCGCCGAGACTTCCACCGCGACGGTGAACGCGGCGGCTACCGCGGAGGAGACCACCGTGGCGGTTATCGCGGTCACGATGACGATCGGCGCGGCGGCTACCGCGGCAATGGCGGTGGACACCGCGACTTCCACCGCGACAATGAACGAGGAGGCTACCGCGGAGGTAACAATCGTCATGACTTCCAGCGTGATGACAGGCGAGATTTCCATAAAGACGGAGACCGCAGGGACTTCCACAAAGGAGGCTATCGCCACGATGACGACCGTCGTGGAGGCTACCGCGGCGGAGACGACCGCAGGGACTTCCACCGCAATGACGATCGTCGAGGCGGCTACCGTGGCAATGACCGTCGCGATGGCGACAGGCGTGATTTCCGTCGTAACGATGATCGCAGGAACGGTTACGACTCTCGAGGCAACGGCCGTCGGGACTTCCACCGAGATGATCGGCGTGACGGTGAACGCGGCGGATACAAGAGCTATAACAACCATCGTGACGATCGCCGTGATAATCGTCGTGGCGGTTACCACAACGACGGGCGTGAGGAATACATGCACAGGGGCCCGCGTCGCAATTCCGATGGGACCGTCTCGTTCCCGTCGCAGAACCCGTACACCGATCGTCGACCCGGTGAGCCCCGCATGCCCAAAGGCATGGAATGGTCGATGCTCTCCAAGGACGAGAAGGAACGGCTGAGGGGACTCTCCAAGGAGCACGCCGAGAACACCGGTCTGCACATTCTTGCCGCCTACGCGCTTGAGGAAAGCGATCCCAAGGCCGCCCGCGAACACGCCGAATGGGTCGCTCACCAGGCCTCCCGCATCGACTTCTCCCGTGAGACCCTGGCATTCATCGCTTATCGTCAGGGCGATTACAAGACCGCCTTGAAGGAGTTCCGCACCGCGCATCGCATGAACGGCTACAACGACTATCTGCCGTTCATCGCCGATTGCGAACGCGGACTCGGCAATCCCAAGCGCGCCATTGAAATGGCGATGTCCGATGAC
The window above is part of the Bifidobacterium sp. ESL0704 genome. Proteins encoded here:
- a CDS encoding helicase, with protein sequence MAEEQRGNRGGNSYGHGSSRSDGGYRGHGGFRGNNHGGGYHKGGHGGYRGHDDDRRGGYRGNGGGHRDFHRDDRRDGERSGGHRGYGDGDRRDFHRDGERGGYRGGDHRGGYRGHDDDRRGGYRGNGGGHRDFHRDNERGGYRGGNNRHDFQRDDRRDFHKDGDRRDFHKGGYRHDDDRRGGYRGGDDRRDFHRNDDRRGGYRGNDRRDGDRRDFRRNDDRRNGYDSRGNGRRDFHRDDRRDGERGGYKSYNNHRDDRRDNRRGGYHNDGREEYMHRGPRRNSDGTVSFPSQNPYTDRRPGEPRMPKGMEWSMLSKDEKERLRGLSKEHAENTGLHILAAYALEESDPKAAREHAEWVAHQASRIDFSRETLAFIAYRQGDYKTALKEFRTAHRMNGYNDYLPFIADCERGLGNPKRAIEMAMSDDAKELTGESKAEMFLVYAGALGDLGLWDKAVDVVSKLAGTKGLPGAYRMRALQAEQYFLEESGRGDEAADLDTTIEQLENKYADMDDDDIDAEEVVIDYDLERLPDDMMEQLGITEDDAQYAPVDPYEEDDEREHEDHDSDSEQDETDEDSEEQAGAELDTDADLDDQSQSALDPETPEAQQSADATAQQNADGMEVVDESGDESADQEAALNAEGNTEEDDEAQTQDDGDDDENELPAEEATAGAQDPTDPAVEQEAADEKDGSGEEE